In one Bosea sp. RAC05 genomic region, the following are encoded:
- the phnE gene encoding phosphonate ABC transporter, permease protein PhnE → MSLPQTARPTFAVDRFERPSAVAFTGGFLALALVIWSFSGSELSAEKLIRGIPYMGNILTRMFPPDLSRSEQIFWSLATTFQMAVSGCVLGLILSFPLAILAADGLSPHPIVRVLARGLIAFFRTVPDLIWALFFVIAVGLGPAAGVLALMIDTIGYAGRFFAEAMEETDKGPREALSTIGASKTGLIFSAVVPNAMPSFIATSLFCVEKATRASVVLGLVGAGGIGVELKVAFDLFDYDTALTIILAVFALVVAVEQIGGWLRRRII, encoded by the coding sequence ATGAGCCTGCCTCAGACTGCACGGCCGACCTTCGCCGTCGACCGCTTCGAACGCCCGAGCGCCGTCGCCTTCACCGGCGGATTCCTGGCGCTGGCGCTGGTGATCTGGTCGTTCAGCGGCTCGGAACTGTCGGCCGAGAAGCTGATCCGCGGCATCCCCTATATGGGCAACATCCTGACGCGGATGTTCCCACCCGACCTCAGCCGGAGTGAGCAGATCTTCTGGTCGCTGGCGACGACCTTCCAGATGGCGGTGTCGGGCTGCGTGCTCGGCCTGATCCTGAGCTTTCCGCTGGCGATCCTCGCCGCCGACGGGCTCTCGCCGCATCCGATCGTACGGGTTCTGGCGCGCGGGCTGATCGCCTTCTTCCGGACGGTGCCGGATCTGATCTGGGCGCTGTTCTTCGTCATCGCCGTCGGGCTCGGCCCCGCGGCCGGCGTGCTGGCGCTGATGATCGACACGATCGGCTATGCCGGGCGATTCTTCGCCGAGGCGATGGAGGAAACCGACAAGGGCCCGCGCGAGGCGCTCTCGACGATCGGGGCGAGCAAGACCGGGCTGATCTTCTCGGCGGTCGTGCCCAATGCGATGCCGTCGTTCATCGCGACGTCGTTGTTTTGCGTGGAGAAGGCGACGCGGGCTTCGGTCGTGCTCGGGCTGGTCGGCGCCGGCGGCATCGGCGTCGAACTCAAGGTCGCCTTCGACCTTTTCGACTACGACACCGCGCTGACCATCATCCTGGCCGTCTTCGCGCTGGTGGTCGCGGTCGAGCAGATCGGCGGCTGGTTGCGGCGCCGTATCATCTGA
- a CDS encoding phosphonate ABC transporter ATP-binding protein translates to MTTPSPAIGPSVAGAGVPVIAIDGLRKSFGPRTIIERLDLRVPAGESLALIGANGTGKSTLLRMIVRLAEADQGRLSVLGETVGDLSGSALKRFRARVGVVFQKHNLVARLSALSNVVHGVQARRSGPRTWAQSLAPAAVRDEAMACLEAVGLADKALQRADSLSGGQSQRVAIARMLMQRPELVLADEPDASLDPRAGREIMELLFRLTRDKGLTLVFVSHHMAHALRFSDRIVGLGGGTIALDRRAGHCTEAELAAFFEEPGDGGEPQEEPARAPAPVFA, encoded by the coding sequence GTGACGACGCCCTCGCCCGCCATCGGGCCATCCGTGGCGGGGGCTGGCGTCCCCGTCATCGCCATCGACGGCCTGCGCAAGAGCTTCGGGCCCCGCACCATCATCGAGCGCCTCGACCTCCGCGTGCCGGCGGGTGAATCGCTTGCCCTGATCGGGGCGAACGGGACCGGAAAGTCGACGCTGCTGCGCATGATCGTGCGGCTGGCGGAGGCCGATCAGGGCCGGCTGAGCGTGCTCGGTGAGACAGTCGGCGATCTCAGCGGCTCGGCACTGAAGCGTTTCCGGGCGCGGGTCGGCGTGGTCTTCCAGAAGCACAATCTCGTCGCGCGGCTCAGCGCGCTCTCCAATGTCGTGCATGGCGTTCAGGCGCGTCGCTCCGGCCCGCGCACATGGGCGCAGTCGCTCGCGCCCGCCGCCGTGCGCGACGAGGCGATGGCCTGTCTCGAGGCCGTCGGACTGGCCGACAAGGCGCTGCAGCGGGCCGATTCCCTCTCGGGCGGGCAGTCCCAGCGCGTCGCCATCGCGCGTATGCTGATGCAGCGGCCCGAACTGGTGCTCGCCGACGAACCCGATGCCAGCCTCGACCCGCGCGCGGGTCGCGAGATCATGGAGCTGCTGTTCCGGCTGACGCGCGACAAGGGGCTGACCCTGGTCTTCGTCTCGCACCACATGGCGCATGCGCTGCGCTTTTCCGACCGCATCGTCGGGCTGGGCGGCGGGACGATCGCACTCGACCGCCGGGCCGGTCATTGCACCGAGGCCGAACTCGCGGCCTTCTTCGAGGAACCGGGCGACGGTGGCGAGCCCCAAGAGGAGCCGGCGCGCGCGCCGGCACCGGTGTTCGCATGA
- a CDS encoding PhnD/SsuA/transferrin family substrate-binding protein: MLKPIAVALLAAAAAFATPAAQAQDAIRFAVTDIDGAESLQREFGPFKAAFEKVADVKVQFFAVSGRTAAVEAMAAGQVDFVLTGPAEYVVFKARTQAVPVVGWQRPDYFSQVAVLANGPIKSVADLKGKTISFGEIGSTSQHLGPAQALADFGLKYNVDYKPIFVKRNVAVEAMKRGDIAAIGLNLTHLQRIRESDTKTGFTVVARGRDLPNDVMIASPKVKPEIVAKVRKAFLDHGTELMKAVTTGTDDNRKFAGGVFLPEVKDSDYDYVRSIYATIGITEFNKFIE, encoded by the coding sequence ATGCTGAAGCCCATCGCCGTCGCGCTGCTCGCCGCAGCGGCCGCCTTCGCCACGCCTGCCGCCCAGGCGCAGGACGCGATCCGCTTCGCCGTCACCGACATCGACGGGGCGGAATCGCTCCAGCGCGAATTCGGCCCGTTCAAGGCCGCCTTCGAGAAGGTCGCCGACGTCAAGGTGCAGTTCTTCGCGGTGTCGGGCCGCACGGCCGCCGTCGAGGCGATGGCCGCCGGCCAGGTCGACTTCGTCCTGACCGGGCCGGCCGAGTATGTCGTGTTCAAGGCCCGCACCCAGGCGGTGCCGGTGGTCGGCTGGCAGCGCCCGGACTATTTCAGCCAGGTCGCGGTCCTCGCGAACGGGCCGATCAAGAGCGTCGCCGATCTCAAGGGCAAGACGATCTCCTTCGGCGAGATCGGCTCGACCTCGCAGCATCTCGGCCCCGCGCAGGCGCTCGCCGATTTCGGCCTGAAGTACAATGTCGACTACAAGCCGATCTTCGTGAAGCGCAATGTCGCGGTCGAGGCGATGAAGCGCGGCGACATCGCCGCCATCGGCCTTAACCTCACCCATCTCCAGCGCATCCGCGAGAGCGACACCAAGACCGGCTTCACCGTGGTGGCCCGTGGCCGCGACCTGCCCAACGACGTGATGATCGCCAGCCCCAAGGTGAAGCCCGAGATCGTCGCCAAGGTCCGCAAGGCCTTCCTCGACCACGGCACGGAGCTGATGAAGGCGGTCACCACCGGCACCGACGACAATCGCAAATTCGCCGGCGGCGTCTTCCTGCCCGAGGTCAAGGACAGCGACTACGACTATGTCCGCTCGATCTACGCCACGATCGGCATCACCGAATTCAACAAGTTCATCGAGTGA
- a CDS encoding alpha-D-ribose 1-methylphosphonate 5-triphosphate diphosphatase, which translates to MDVAISITGGDILGDGLERRDLAVADGLIAAFDTAPRAGALRLDATGLLVLPGLVDCHGDAFERHIMPRPRVAFDIDLALKDADRALLANGITTAFHGVTWSWEPGLRGAQNARALAEAIARLQPELGADTRFHLRHETFNLDAEPQILDWLAEGRVGVLAFNDHTEGTLKTRQRPDKIGKMVERTGLSTEAFMALVEAVYARKPEVEGSITRLAAAARAAGVTMFSHDDMTPDMRAWYRSLGVTVAEFPIDEATARAADAHGEAIVFGAPNVVRGGSHTGCPSAEEMVRAGLCTILASDYYYPALALAPFLLARRGAASFAEAWALVSRAPAQALGLDDRGVIAPGKRADLVLVEDGPHPRIVATIAAGRLVHLADQRLLG; encoded by the coding sequence ATGGATGTGGCGATTTCGATTACGGGCGGCGATATCCTGGGCGATGGCCTCGAGCGTCGCGACCTCGCTGTGGCTGACGGCCTGATCGCTGCCTTCGACACCGCGCCGCGCGCGGGCGCTCTCAGGCTCGATGCGACCGGGCTCCTCGTGCTGCCGGGGCTCGTCGACTGCCATGGCGATGCCTTCGAGCGCCACATCATGCCCCGGCCGCGGGTTGCCTTCGACATCGACCTCGCTTTGAAGGATGCCGACCGGGCCCTGCTCGCCAATGGCATCACCACCGCCTTCCACGGCGTGACCTGGTCCTGGGAACCGGGCCTGCGCGGGGCGCAGAACGCCCGCGCCCTGGCCGAGGCGATCGCGCGGCTGCAGCCGGAACTGGGCGCCGATACCCGCTTCCATCTGCGCCACGAGACCTTCAACCTCGATGCCGAGCCGCAGATCCTCGACTGGCTGGCCGAGGGCCGCGTCGGCGTGCTCGCCTTCAACGACCACACCGAGGGCACGCTGAAGACGCGCCAGCGCCCCGACAAGATCGGCAAGATGGTCGAGCGCACGGGCCTCTCGACGGAGGCCTTCATGGCGCTGGTCGAGGCCGTCTATGCCCGCAAGCCCGAGGTCGAGGGCTCGATCACGCGGCTTGCCGCGGCGGCGCGCGCAGCCGGCGTGACGATGTTCTCCCATGACGACATGACGCCCGACATGCGCGCCTGGTACCGTTCGCTGGGCGTGACCGTCGCCGAGTTCCCGATCGACGAGGCCACCGCACGCGCGGCCGACGCCCATGGCGAGGCGATCGTCTTCGGGGCCCCCAATGTCGTGCGCGGCGGCTCGCATACCGGCTGCCCGAGCGCCGAGGAGATGGTGCGGGCCGGGCTCTGCACCATCCTGGCCTCGGACTACTACTATCCGGCGCTGGCGCTCGCGCCGTTCCTGCTGGCGCGCCGCGGCGCGGCCTCCTTCGCCGAGGCCTGGGCGCTGGTCTCGCGCGCTCCGGCGCAGGCGCTGGGCTTGGACGACCGCGGCGTCATCGCGCCGGGCAAGCGCGCCGATCTCGTTCTCGTCGAGGATGGCCCCCATCCCCGCATCGTCGCGACCATCGCCGCCGGCCGGCTCGTCCATCTCGCCGACCAGCGCCTGCTGGGGTGA